A window of Strix aluco isolate bStrAlu1 chromosome 2, bStrAlu1.hap1, whole genome shotgun sequence contains these coding sequences:
- the TENT5C gene encoding terminal nucleotidyltransferase 5C — MAGKGSNADCMSCSILNWGQVSRLHEVLTEVVPIHGRGNFPTLKITLKDIVQTVRSRLSEAGIVVRDVRLNGSAAGHVLVKDNGLGCKDLDLIFQVSLPSEAEFQLVRDVVLRSLLNFLPEGVSKLKISPVTLKEAYIQKLVKVYTESDRWSLISLSNKHGRNVELKFVDCIRRQFEFSVDSFQIILDSLLFYYDYSETPMSEHFHPTVIGESMYGDFEAAFDHLQNKLIATKNPEEIRGGGLLKYSNLLVRDFRPMDKDEIKTLERYMCSRFFIDFPDILDQQRKLETYLQNHFSKEERRKYDYLMILRRVVNESTVCLMGHERRQTLNLISLLALKVLAEQNIIPNATNVTCYYQPAPYVSDVNFSNYYLANAPVPYSQSYPTWLPCN; from the coding sequence ATGGCAGGCAAAGGAAGTAACGCAGACTGCATGTCGTGCAGCATACTGAACTGGGGGCAGGTCAGCCGTCTGCATGAGGTTCTTACAGAGGTGGTTCCAATCCATGGACGAGGTAACTTCCCAACGCTGAAGATAACCCTGAAGGACATTGTTCAGACGGTTCGGAGTAGGCTGAGTGAAGCAGGCATTGTGGTACGTGATGTCCGTCTGAATGGCTCTGCAGCTGGTCATGTTCTGGTCAAGGATAACGGGCTGGGATGCAAAGACCTGGATCTCATTTTTCAAGTTTCTCTTCCAAGTGAGGCAGAGTTTCAGTTAGTTCGAGATGTGGTGTTGCGGTCCCTCCTGAATTTCTTGCCAGAAGGAGTAAGCAAGCTAAAAATCAGTCCAGTAACACTGAAGGAAGCCTACATCCAGAAGCTAGTCAAGGTATACACAGAGTCTGACCGCTGGAGCTTGATATCACTTTCCAACAAACATGGCAGGAATGTGGAGCTGAAGTTTGTAGACTGTATAAGGCGACAGTTTGAGTTCAGTGTGGACTCCTTCCAAATCATACTGGACTCCCTGCTCTTTTACTATGACTACTCGGAAACCCCCATGTCGGAGCACTTCCATCCAACTGTGATTGGGGAGAGCATGTATGGAGACTTTGAAGCAGCTTTTGATCACCTCCAGAACAAACTGATAGCTACCAAAAATCCTGAAGAGATCAGAGGTGGTGGACTTCTGAAGTATAGTAACCTCTTAGTACGAGACTTCAGGCCCATGGATAAGGATGAGATCAAAACCTTAGAGCGCTACATGTGCTCCCGGTTCTTCATAGACTTCCCAGACATCCTGGATCAGCAGCGCAAACTAGAGACCTACCTCCAGAACCACTTCTccaaagaagaaaggaggaaatatGACTACCTCATGATTCTGCGCAGGGTGGTGAATGAGAGCACGGTCTGTCTCATGGGACACGAGCGAAGGCAGACTCTCAACTTGATTTCTCTGCTAGCACTCAAAGTACTGGCAGAACAAAACATCATCCCTAATGCCACTAATGTTACCTGTTACTACCAGCCAGCACCTTATGTCAGTGACGTAAACTTCAGCAACTACTATCTTGCAAATGCTCCCGTGCCGTACAGCCAGTCCTACCCCACTTGGTTGCCTTGCAATTGA